From Chryseotalea sp. WA131a:
TAAAGTTTGCTTCGGGCATGGTGTTAGTGCCCATTTTTATAGTGCTGCAAAGTTTAGTGGTGTTCTACCTATTGAACCTTGCCATTGCCGTTGGTTACGCGGTTTCTGTTTTTGTGGCATTTAAGTTGGGAAATACTGCGACCGAGACAATCATAGATGGGTAAATGGAAGCCTGAAATTTAACCATGAATCAATCGTATTCCCAGTTCACTTAGTTCTTCTAAAACTGGCTCATAAATTTCCCTCGTTACTGGAATCATCACACCACGTTGTTCTATTTTCCCTTGCAGCAAAAGCTTGGCCGCAATACCCAAAGGCAAACCTACCGTTTTGGCCATGGCCGTGCTTATTTCATCATCGCCTTTAGCAGTCAGGTAAGCCTGTATTTCTTTTTCCTTTCCATCCTTCAAAAATTTAAAGCGGTGCCACATCACTATAAAATCTTTATCACCTGCTTGCAGTTTCCACTTTTTGTTTAAAATGTGTTCTAGAATTTGAGCGGGTGTGCCGTTGGCTAGACCAACCAATTCATCCGAAAACAATCCGCTCCAGCGCAAGCGTTTCAATTCTTCACTGTCGAATTTCAAATCGAACATGAGTTCCAATTTCTCTTCGATCGATTCATCTTGCAAATCCAAGAACGAGATGATGAAACTTCGATGTGTCATCGAGGCAACATTCTCCATCCAATAGCCATCGTCACAGCAACCTGCTTGTACGAGGATATTCCACGCACTGCAATAGCCTTGGTTGCGCAACGTGCCGCGCAGCATCGTTTTGATTCCTTGCAATTGGTAGGTATCTAAGTACGAAAGTGAATCGCGATTGGCATAGCCTTCGTACGCGCCAAAACCCGGAACGGTTACGGGGGTAATTCGTTGAAACAACTGTTGGTACGGAATAAATTTATACTCACCGTTTTGCAAATACTTGGCCGTGCTTTGTCCTGCCATCACCACATTGCGCGGGTTCCAAGTGAATTTATAGCGCCATGGGTTTTCAGGATCGGTTTCGGGGGCAATCAATCCACCTGTGAAAGATTCAAAAGAGGTAAGCTTCCCCTCTTCTGATTTGATTTGATCGATTACTTGCATGGCACTCATATGGTCGATGCCCGGATCAAGCCCACATTCATTCAAAAAAAGTAATCCTTTTTGTAATGCTTCGTCATGAAATGACTTCATCTCTGGTGAAACATAACTCGCGGTAAGCAAATGTTTGCCCTTCGCTAAACAAATTTTGGCCACCAATGAATGGAGGTGTGCTGGTATCAACGATATGACCACATCTGCAGAACCAATTGCTGCTTGACTCTGTTCGAGATGCTGAATATCAAATGAAATAGCGGTTGCTTTTCCATTGCCAATGCGTGTTTCGGCAGCTTGCTTTGAAACATCTCCTACGGTAACTCTCCATTCAAATTTTTCAGCTTGCTTAATGATGTAATCAATCAATGCTGAAGACGAGCGGCCTGCTCCCAATACTAAAATATTTGCCATGGCTCAAAGGTAATGGTCAATAGTCAATGGCCAATGAGAAACAGCGATAAGAAATTAATTTTTACGCGTAAGATAGCTTGCAATTATTCTAACTCCTATCTACTAAATTCTAACTTCTAATTTCCGTATATTTGATTATGAAAGATTTTGAAGTATATCGTTCTTTAGAAGAGCTTGATGCCGAATCGAAGTATTTGGTTCATAAAGCAAAAGATGCCACCGCGCATGCTTACGCTCCTTATTCCAAATTTCATGTGGGGGCGGCAGTTATTTTAGAAGATGATACGGTTGTAATAGGAGCCAATCAAGAAAATGCTGCTTACCCGCTTTGCATGTGTGCTGAGCGGGTGGCCTTGTACGCGGCCATTTCTGCGCACCCCGAAAAAAAGATAACCAAGCTGGCGGTGGTGGCCCACAAGAAAAACCATAAAGAGTTGGTGCCGGCCACCTCGTGCGGGGCATGTCGCCAAGTGATATTGGAGTTTGAGCACCGCCAACAAGCACCCATTCAAATCATACAATTAGCGGCCGAGGGGCAATGGATCATCAGCAAAGATTCAGGCTGCTTGCTTCCGTATCATTTTTCGAAGGAGAATTTGTAAGAGTGGTGCTGAGTTGATGCTATGGCTCATTCAATTTGCATTGTTGTTGCTCTCGCCTATTTTCTCCTATTCGTCTTTGTTTTTATCAGCACCTTCGTTTACAATAAATTCAATGGAAGCATTATCGAGAAGGAGCTAGTCATTTACCTCCATACGTTACCATGGATGTTGTTTGTGAATCAATTTACTAAAAATGCGGGCTATTCTCAGCGTATAAAAAATAAACCCACATTATGCATTAGAGAATTTCAATCATCTTGTAAATTAATGAAAATGAGCACCTTGTAGCGAGTTTTATTCCAAACCACTCTAATGCTATGCATTAGAACTTAAGTTATTGATTCTCTTGAAGAAAAAAGTTATCAACTTAGTTTAATGCATAATTCGGGATGAACAAGCAACAGCAAGTAAAAAAGAGATGGTCAGTAGTTTATTTTTCATAGGGTGCTTTTTGGAAGATAAAAATTGAATTTGTCAATTTAGGTATTATTGAAATTTGTTAGTGATGAAGCAATATAAGTCATTGCTTTTTTAGACTACCTGTTAAGAAAGCTATTGTATTTTACTTTAGCCTCCGGGCTATCAAATAAGGCCGTGTGCTCATAGTTAGCCACGTCAAAAAATTGACGATCCTTGCAATTGCTGCATTGAGTTACCTTTTGTTTAAACGTAGGCCAAGATGTTAGTTGGATTTGCGCATCTAACAACCCTTGAATAAATAAGATGTCAGACTTAAAGCCATCGGCAAAGAACAAGAGTGAACGTTGTTGGTAGGCATTGCTATTGGATGAGGTGCTTCCGTAGACACTTCGAAGCAAGTCGCAGGTAACAGAGGCAGGTGTCCTATCACTTTCTTCTAACTGACACCTCAGGATCAAATCAAGCGGGCCCGGGGCGTTGGCAACAACACCGTTTGTTTCGTGCATTCTGTTGAGTCGGGTAACAATGTAGCCTCCTTGTGAGTGGCCTACCAAAAAAATCTTTTTCACTGTAATTCCCAATTCTTGACTCGCTTTGTTTTTTACCCAGAGCAAGGCGGCTTCAGATTGTTTTACATTATCGCCCATTAAAAGACCTTCTTCGGGGTAAGCAACACTTACAAACATAACATCTTTTCGATCGGTAATTTTCTTGACAGCGTCCAGCGTTGTATTGGCGGCTGTAAGGATTTTGCTATCCAAGAAAACCGTGCCGTGGTAGGCAACAATCACATCCAGTACATTGCCCTCGGGTTTGTCAATAACTACATCAACCGATACATTGTTGAAGTTGACAGACCGGGTTTCTTTTATTGGTGGAGATGGGATGCTAGCAATTTGATCCTTACCGCAGGCAAGAGTCACGAAAAAAGCAAATAAAAAGGCGGTGCGCATGATTGAAACTGTTTGCTGCCTTGGACTGATTTATTATCGGAGGGTTTAATCGACAGTCGATATTTTTGAAAATATTGAAGAGAGCTTCGCAATGTCTAAACCACTGGTGTTAGCCTCCGCTAAGACCCACCATTTAACAAGCGTCCGCTTGTATAAGCTATTCCAAATAATCAATTCCACCTTAGCTTT
This genomic window contains:
- a CDS encoding saccharopine dehydrogenase NADP-binding domain-containing protein; translated protein: MANILVLGAGRSSSALIDYIIKQAEKFEWRVTVGDVSKQAAETRIGNGKATAISFDIQHLEQSQAAIGSADVVISLIPAHLHSLVAKICLAKGKHLLTASYVSPEMKSFHDEALQKGLLFLNECGLDPGIDHMSAMQVIDQIKSEEGKLTSFESFTGGLIAPETDPENPWRYKFTWNPRNVVMAGQSTAKYLQNGEYKFIPYQQLFQRITPVTVPGFGAYEGYANRDSLSYLDTYQLQGIKTMLRGTLRNQGYCSAWNILVQAGCCDDGYWMENVASMTHRSFIISFLDLQDESIEEKLELMFDLKFDSEELKRLRWSGLFSDELVGLANGTPAQILEHILNKKWKLQAGDKDFIVMWHRFKFLKDGKEKEIQAYLTAKGDDEISTAMAKTVGLPLGIAAKLLLQGKIEQRGVMIPVTREIYEPVLEELSELGIRLIHG
- the cdd gene encoding cytidine deaminase, with translation MKDFEVYRSLEELDAESKYLVHKAKDATAHAYAPYSKFHVGAAVILEDDTVVIGANQENAAYPLCMCAERVALYAAISAHPEKKITKLAVVAHKKNHKELVPATSCGACRQVILEFEHRQQAPIQIIQLAAEGQWIISKDSGCLLPYHFSKENL
- a CDS encoding alpha/beta hydrolase fold domain-containing protein, which translates into the protein MRTAFLFAFFVTLACGKDQIASIPSPPIKETRSVNFNNVSVDVVIDKPEGNVLDVIVAYHGTVFLDSKILTAANTTLDAVKKITDRKDVMFVSVAYPEEGLLMGDNVKQSEAALLWVKNKASQELGITVKKIFLVGHSQGGYIVTRLNRMHETNGVVANAPGPLDLILRCQLEESDRTPASVTCDLLRSVYGSTSSNSNAYQQRSLLFFADGFKSDILFIQGLLDAQIQLTSWPTFKQKVTQCSNCKDRQFFDVANYEHTALFDSPEAKVKYNSFLNR